Proteins found in one Candidatus Poribacteria bacterium genomic segment:
- a CDS encoding VWA domain-containing protein, which yields MLGRHTEFNKIRRWSAILVALIVHLIIGIVYVLTPRDEVVRDKDHIWVEWVKEPPRPEVKTIKIKPPLKMQARKPDENLALRSKEKLLESSRHKLTEVARRSQRIVRENFDVTTAPLTEKLPDVMTDVDLRESERSDIGRPVSLRADGQGKVTGRVRVRGQRSGLDMVDSLGGSEKGLIGGGGSPGAGKKLKKLPNIKDKLGIIEFIEEAEGPQQVIFCLDVSASMQAAGLRKLELAIEAIKEALASLDADDSFNIITFAANAKMGKGKLAPVTEKNIETVSKYLDRFTPERIANSQGTNLLEAIETALEVNPSIIVLVTDGLPTTGNHKNIEVDSTTILETVKAKNVNSASIYVVALEIDLKHSPGAGLLIDLVEQNSGEIKVVDYKQLVEFAQEDSDTEEF from the coding sequence ATGCTTGGACGACATACGGAATTCAACAAAATTCGGCGATGGTCAGCGATACTGGTCGCTTTAATTGTGCATCTGATTATCGGAATTGTTTACGTCTTAACTCCTCGTGACGAAGTGGTCAGAGATAAGGACCATATCTGGGTGGAATGGGTGAAAGAGCCACCGAGACCTGAGGTGAAAACGATTAAGATCAAACCGCCGCTGAAGATGCAAGCTCGTAAGCCTGACGAGAATTTGGCTCTCAGATCGAAAGAAAAACTCCTTGAATCCTCACGCCACAAATTGACGGAAGTTGCCCGCCGCAGCCAACGGATTGTACGCGAGAATTTCGATGTGACTACAGCCCCGCTCACTGAGAAGCTGCCGGACGTAATGACGGATGTGGACTTGCGGGAATCTGAAAGGTCAGATATTGGGCGACCGGTTTCACTTCGGGCGGACGGCCAAGGCAAAGTGACGGGACGGGTGCGCGTGCGTGGTCAACGTAGCGGTCTGGATATGGTGGATTCGTTGGGAGGCTCAGAAAAAGGGTTGATTGGTGGAGGTGGGTCGCCGGGTGCTGGGAAAAAATTAAAGAAATTACCGAACATCAAGGACAAACTCGGCATCATCGAATTCATTGAGGAAGCGGAGGGGCCCCAACAGGTTATCTTCTGCCTTGATGTCTCCGCGAGTATGCAGGCGGCTGGACTAAGAAAACTGGAATTGGCAATTGAAGCGATCAAGGAAGCGTTGGCTTCCCTTGATGCGGATGATTCTTTCAATATCATCACTTTTGCGGCGAATGCCAAGATGGGGAAGGGTAAGCTAGCACCGGTGACAGAGAAGAACATCGAAACGGTGTCGAAGTATCTGGATCGGTTCACGCCCGAACGAATCGCAAATAGTCAAGGAACAAACCTCCTCGAAGCCATTGAAACGGCACTTGAGGTCAACCCATCAATTATTGTGTTGGTTACCGACGGTTTACCCACAACAGGTAATCATAAAAATATTGAAGTAGATTCGACAACAATTCTGGAAACCGTCAAAGCGAAAAATGTTAATAGTGCAAGCATCTATGTTGTTGCGCTTGAGATAGATCTGAAGCATTCACCCGGTGCCGGCCTCCTTATCGATCTAGTTGAACAAAACAGTGGAGAGATAAAAGTCGTTGATTACAAGCAGCTCGTGGAATTTGCACAGGAGGACTCGGATACAGAGGAATTTTGA
- a CDS encoding BMP family protein produces MFKKSWIISSLLVLLFGFTIGTADAAKFKVALLTPGSISDAGWNALAYEGLKRIEKELGVEVSHVESKAPSQWEEHFRFYASKGFGLVFGHGFEYQEAAKSVAPDFPDTVFITTSGNTVLDNVASIVFELEEVTYLLGVIAGTMSETGKIGLIGGMNIPPINSTFHALEEGAKSVNPDIKVSQSYVGDWENIGKAKELALSQITEGIDFIFHNADAAGRGVFHAVEESRKAGKDVYAFGSNLDQNDIAPDAILASAVIDTKAFVYIADLVQTGKFEPQVMWMGMSLNETVKLVYNPKLKDRIPKDLRAKVEKIRQDILAGKFKAPRVKF; encoded by the coding sequence ATGTTCAAAAAGAGCTGGATTATTAGTAGTTTACTGGTGTTGTTGTTTGGATTTACTATCGGCACAGCCGATGCAGCAAAATTTAAGGTTGCCTTACTGACCCCCGGTTCAATCAGCGATGCTGGGTGGAATGCGCTGGCTTATGAAGGACTCAAGCGCATTGAAAAGGAGTTGGGAGTCGAGGTCAGCCATGTTGAAAGCAAAGCTCCATCGCAGTGGGAGGAACATTTCCGATTCTACGCGAGCAAGGGGTTCGGTCTGGTTTTTGGGCACGGATTTGAGTATCAAGAAGCCGCAAAATCTGTCGCGCCCGACTTCCCGGATACGGTGTTTATCACAACTTCTGGCAACACAGTTTTGGATAATGTGGCATCGATTGTGTTTGAGCTTGAGGAGGTAACATATCTGCTAGGAGTCATTGCTGGCACAATGAGCGAGACGGGAAAGATTGGACTTATCGGCGGCATGAACATCCCACCGATCAATAGCACCTTTCACGCCCTCGAAGAAGGAGCGAAATCTGTCAATCCAGATATCAAAGTATCCCAATCTTACGTCGGAGATTGGGAGAACATCGGAAAAGCAAAAGAATTGGCATTGTCCCAAATCACAGAGGGGATTGATTTCATCTTTCACAATGCGGATGCTGCCGGTCGTGGGGTTTTTCATGCTGTCGAAGAGAGTCGCAAAGCGGGTAAGGACGTTTACGCTTTCGGTTCAAATCTAGATCAGAACGATATCGCCCCCGATGCAATCCTCGCAAGTGCTGTGATTGATACCAAAGCCTTTGTATACATCGCCGACTTAGTTCAGACGGGCAAATTTGAACCCCAAGTAATGTGGATGGGGATGTCGCTTAATGAGACTGTGAAGTTGGTCTACAACCCGAAATTGAAGGATCGGATTCCTAAAGATCTCCGCGCCAAAGTTGAGAAAATTCGTCAGGATATTCTCGCCGGTAAGTTTAAAGCACCTCGCGTAAAATTTTAG
- a CDS encoding mandelate racemase/muconate lactonizing enzyme family protein has protein sequence MNKQVLPMKITEIEALHLRLPIIQEVADGTQDCLIVRVHTDAGLTGLGEVVSCSYVARAVIEAPRSAPFRHGLASIVKGIDAADIDAVSQAMIEGTAWYGPGGVTRHAMSGIDMALWDLRGKAMGVPVRALLSETPVDAIPCYASVLWPERPELMAASAREFLEQGYRAVKYGWAPMGPDPDLDEALVAAARDALGPEIDLMVDAGRAWDLQTALERVERFQKYDVCWLEEPLNPYDTVGYRLLSKSSSIPIAAGEAVTLIEEYETLLIDGGIQVVQPDLGRVGGITGGKRIAALAQDTGAWVVPHAFGTGVLLAASAQWAASFEKPMTEFTRAPSPLAQDLVHHSMSFRDGKLHLTDAPGLGVELDAQVVDAYRVN, from the coding sequence ATGAACAAACAGGTTCTACCTATGAAAATTACCGAAATTGAAGCACTGCATTTGCGCTTGCCTATTATTCAAGAAGTCGCCGATGGCACCCAAGACTGTCTCATTGTGCGAGTGCACACCGACGCTGGACTCACCGGATTAGGAGAGGTCGTCTCCTGCTCGTATGTCGCCCGGGCGGTTATTGAAGCCCCACGTTCCGCGCCTTTTCGGCATGGCTTGGCCTCCATTGTCAAGGGTATAGATGCGGCAGATATAGATGCCGTATCACAGGCAATGATCGAAGGCACTGCTTGGTACGGTCCCGGTGGCGTTACCCGACACGCAATGAGTGGGATCGATATGGCACTGTGGGATCTGCGTGGTAAGGCGATGGGGGTGCCCGTCCGTGCGTTACTCAGCGAGACTCCGGTTGACGCAATACCGTGTTATGCCAGTGTTCTCTGGCCCGAACGTCCAGAGTTGATGGCGGCGTCAGCACGGGAATTCTTGGAACAAGGGTACCGGGCAGTGAAATATGGTTGGGCACCGATGGGACCAGACCCGGACCTGGACGAAGCGTTGGTTGCCGCTGCCCGCGACGCGCTGGGACCTGAAATAGATCTGATGGTAGATGCTGGCCGCGCTTGGGATTTGCAGACAGCGCTGGAGCGCGTCGAACGGTTCCAGAAATACGATGTTTGCTGGCTTGAAGAGCCGTTGAACCCCTACGACACGGTAGGGTACAGGCTGCTCTCCAAGTCCTCGTCGATACCGATTGCCGCCGGCGAGGCGGTGACGTTAATCGAGGAGTACGAGACCTTGCTCATAGATGGCGGGATACAGGTGGTTCAGCCCGATCTGGGGCGAGTTGGAGGCATTACCGGGGGAAAGCGGATTGCCGCTTTGGCACAAGATACCGGTGCGTGGGTTGTCCCTCATGCCTTTGGGACCGGTGTCCTGCTTGCCGCGTCTGCTCAATGGGCTGCCTCTTTTGAAAAGCCGATGACAGAATTTACTCGTGCTCCGTCTCCGCTAGCGCAAGACCTAGTTCATCACAGTATGAGTTTCCGAGACGGGAAGTTACACCTAACCGATGCCCCGGGGCTGGGAGTCGAATTAGATGCACAGGTTGTGGATGCATATCGTGTGAACTAG